One stretch of Harpia harpyja isolate bHarHar1 chromosome 17, bHarHar1 primary haplotype, whole genome shotgun sequence DNA includes these proteins:
- the FZD4 gene encoding frizzled-4, whose amino-acid sequence MCQNLGYNVTKMPNLVGHELQADAELQLTTFTPLIQYGCSSQLQFFLCSVYVPMCTEKINIPIGPCGGMCLSVKRRCEPVLKEFGFAWPDSLNCSKFPPQNDHNHMCMEGPGDEEVPLHSKTSLQPGEECHSMGSNSDQYIWVKRSLNCVLKCGYDAGLYSRSAKEFTDIWMAVWASLCFISTAFTVLTFLIDSSRFSYPERPIIFLSMCYNIYSIAYIVRLTVGRERISCDFEEAAEPVLIQEGLKNTGCAIIFLLMYFFGMASSIWWVILTLTWFLAAGLKWGHEAIEMHSSYFHIAAWAIPAVKTIVILIMRLVDADELTGLCYVGNQNLDALTGFVVAPLFTYLVIGTLFIAAGLVALFKIRSNLQKDGTKTDKLERLMVKIGVFSVLYTVPATCVIACYFYEISNWAVFRYSADDSNMAVEMLKIFMSLLVGITSGMWIWSAKTLHTWQKCSNRLVNSGKVKREKRADGWVKPGKGNETVV is encoded by the exons ATGTGCCAGAACCTGGGCTACAATGTCACCAAGATGCCCAACCTGGTGGGACACGAGCTGCAGGCGGACGCGGAGCTGCAGCTCACCACCTTCACCCCCCTCATCCAGTACGGctgctccagccagctccag TTCTTCCTTTGTTCGGTCTACGTCCCAATGTGCACAGAGAAGATTAACATCCCCATAGGTCCCTGCGGTGGCATGTGCCTCTCCGTCAAAAGAAGATGCGAACCCGTTTTAAAAGAATTTGGATTTGCCTGGCCGGATAGCCTAAACTGCAGCAAGTTCCCACCCCAGAATGATCACAACCACATGTGCATGGAGGGCCCCGGAGACGAAGAGGTTCCCCTTCACAGCAAGACCTCcttgcagcctggagaagagtgcCACAGCATGGGATCTAACTCGGATCAGTACATCTGGGTGAAGAGAAGCTTGAACTGTGTCCTCAAGTGCGGCTACGACGCTGGTCTCTACAGCAGGTCAGCTAAGGAATTCACAGATATCTGGATGGCCGTCTGGGCCAGTCTATGCTTCATCTCAACTGCCTTCACAGTCCTGACCTTCCTGATTGATTCATCCAGATTTTCCTACCCGGAGCGCCCAATCATATTTTTGAGCATGTGCTACAATATTTATAGCATTGCTTATATTGTGAGGCTAACTGTGGGCCGGGAAAGGATATCCTGTGATTTTGAAGAGGCAGCAGAACCTGTTCTTATCCAAGAAGGTCTTAAGAACACAGGATGTGCTATAATTTTCTTGCTGATGTACTTTTTCGGGATGGCTAGCTCCATCTGGTGGGTTATTCTGACATTGACCTGGTTTCTGGCTGCAGGACTCAAGTGGGGCCATGAAGCTATAGAAATGCACAGCTCTTATTTCCATATTGCAGCCTGGGCTATCCCCGCCGTGAAGACCATCGTCATTTTGATTATGAGACTGGTAGACGCAGATGAGCTCACCGGTCTGTGCTACGTTGGGAACCAGAACCTAGATGCGCTGACGGGCTTTGTCGTCGCTCCGCTTTTTACCTACCTGGTCATTGGGACTTTATTCATTGCAGCGGGACTAGTGGCCTTATTTAAAATCAGGTCTAATCTCCAGAAAGATGGAACTAAAACTGACAAACTGGAAAGGCTGATGGTCAAAATCGGTGTCTTTTCAGTGCTGTACACCGTCCCGGCAACGTGTGTCATTGCCTGTTATTTCTACGAAATCTCCAACTGGGCCGTTTTCCGCTATTCGGCAGATGATTCCAATATGGCAGTGGAGATGCTCAAAATTTTCATGTCCCTCCTGGTGGGTATTACATCAGGTATGTGGATCTGGTCAGCCAAAACTCTGCACACGTGGCAGAAGTGCTCGAACAGACTGGTGAACTCAGGGAAAGTGAAACGGGAGAAGAGAGCAGATGGTTGGGTGAAACCTGGGAAAGGGAACGAGACCGTGGTGTGA